In Novosphingobium resinovorum, the following are encoded in one genomic region:
- a CDS encoding enoyl-CoA hydratase-related protein, which yields MTLPLPDLTQFRVERQDNGLIHLVFDCPDRSMNVFSNKAIHELGAFAEWLHRADDVRGVVVRSGKANGFCAGADLTELGVAYEMIVAAPKADRFDIAFDHFFPLSHAIRRLETAGKPIAAAVAGVALGGGCELALGAHYRVLTRSRRVMLGLPEYAVGLLPGAGGTQRMPRLVGVEAGLEVLLLGRTYQGEDAVAAGLADEVVDEGDEIAAAERWLLSEAAHCVQPWDRTDSAPLSHVEISGAIERHRERELARMLGHEPAPLAILDCVEFGIIQPIDGAIRAEMSVFATLIQRPEPRNMIRTMFLGKQAYDKAAKDGSLPDSIEAAREAISTKVSQASSQCPELASALFGAPTAGSAPVQRRVGTDFWLRGRPAAMAALKELSRDCSGIVADMDDITRLQLDHALARTLVVPAYIGGLAGMTELI from the coding sequence ATGACATTGCCCCTCCCCGATCTCACCCAGTTCCGTGTCGAGCGACAGGACAACGGCCTGATCCATCTCGTCTTCGACTGCCCCGACAGATCGATGAACGTCTTTTCCAACAAGGCGATCCATGAACTGGGCGCCTTCGCCGAATGGCTGCACCGCGCCGATGACGTTCGCGGCGTGGTCGTCCGTTCCGGCAAGGCCAACGGCTTCTGCGCGGGCGCGGACCTGACGGAACTGGGCGTCGCCTACGAGATGATCGTCGCCGCCCCCAAGGCCGACCGTTTCGATATCGCCTTCGACCACTTCTTCCCGCTCAGCCATGCAATCCGCCGTCTGGAAACCGCAGGAAAGCCGATTGCCGCCGCCGTGGCGGGTGTCGCACTCGGCGGCGGATGCGAGTTGGCGCTCGGCGCCCACTACCGTGTCCTGACCCGTTCCCGCCGTGTTATGCTGGGCCTGCCTGAATATGCCGTGGGGCTACTTCCCGGCGCCGGCGGAACCCAGCGCATGCCCCGCCTCGTCGGCGTCGAGGCCGGGCTGGAAGTCCTGCTTCTCGGCCGTACCTACCAGGGCGAAGATGCCGTGGCTGCCGGCCTTGCCGACGAGGTCGTGGATGAAGGCGACGAGATCGCTGCCGCCGAACGCTGGCTGCTGTCCGAGGCGGCCCACTGCGTGCAGCCCTGGGACCGCACTGACAGTGCTCCTTTGTCGCATGTCGAAATTTCCGGCGCTATCGAGCGCCATCGCGAACGCGAACTGGCAAGGATGCTCGGCCACGAACCAGCCCCTCTCGCCATTCTCGACTGCGTCGAGTTCGGCATCATCCAGCCGATCGATGGCGCCATCCGCGCGGAAATGTCAGTATTCGCCACGTTGATCCAGCGCCCCGAACCCCGCAATATGATCCGCACGATGTTCCTCGGCAAGCAGGCCTATGACAAGGCGGCAAAGGACGGCTCCCTGCCGGACAGCATCGAAGCCGCGCGGGAGGCGATCTCCACGAAGGTATCGCAGGCGTCTTCGCAATGCCCCGAATTGGCCAGCGCCCTGTTCGGAGCCCCTACCGCCGGATCTGCACCGGTCCAGCGGAGGGTCGGCACGGACTTCTGGCTTCGCGGTCGTCCGGCGGCGATGGCAGCCCTTAAGGAACTGTCGCGGGACTGCAGCGGCATAGTCGCCGACATGGACGACATCACCCGACTGCAACTCGATCACGCACTTGCTCGCACGCTTGTTGTGCCTGCCTATATCGGCGGCCTCGCTGGCATGACGGAACTGATCTAG
- a CDS encoding 3-keto-5-aminohexanoate cleavage protein has protein sequence MAKTIISCAVTGSIHTPSMSPHLPVTADEIAQSALEAAEAGAAIVHLHARDPQTGKPVHEPEDFAPFLKVIKQASDVVVNITTGASPYMPVEYRVKPAETWKPEVASLNMGSMNFGLFPMLKKDREWKHAWEPEMLEASHDLVFRNSFKDIRYALETLNKTGTRYEFECYDTAHLYNLHYFWKEGLVEGPLFIQTCFGLLGGIGAHPEDVMHMKRTADRLFGDQYRWSVLAAGANQMPVAAMAASMGGHVRVGLEDSLWIGKGQLATSNAQQVTKVRQIIEGLGGEIATPAEAREILSLKGGDKVAF, from the coding sequence ATGGCCAAGACCATCATCAGCTGCGCCGTGACGGGCTCGATCCACACCCCGTCGATGTCGCCGCATCTGCCGGTGACGGCCGACGAGATCGCGCAGAGTGCGCTTGAGGCGGCAGAGGCCGGCGCGGCGATCGTCCACCTGCACGCGCGCGATCCGCAGACCGGCAAGCCGGTGCACGAACCCGAAGACTTCGCGCCGTTCCTCAAGGTCATCAAACAGGCGAGCGACGTGGTAGTGAATATCACCACCGGCGCCTCGCCCTATATGCCGGTAGAATATCGCGTGAAGCCTGCGGAAACATGGAAGCCGGAAGTCGCCAGCCTCAACATGGGCAGCATGAATTTCGGCCTGTTCCCGATGCTGAAGAAGGATCGGGAATGGAAGCACGCCTGGGAGCCCGAAATGCTGGAGGCCAGCCACGACCTCGTCTTCCGCAACAGCTTCAAGGATATCCGCTATGCCCTTGAAACACTGAACAAGACCGGCACCCGCTACGAGTTCGAGTGCTACGATACCGCGCACCTCTACAACCTGCACTACTTCTGGAAGGAGGGCCTGGTCGAAGGTCCGCTGTTCATCCAGACCTGCTTCGGCCTGCTCGGCGGCATCGGCGCCCACCCGGAGGACGTGATGCACATGAAGCGCACCGCCGACCGCCTGTTCGGCGATCAGTACCGCTGGTCGGTGCTGGCGGCAGGCGCGAACCAGATGCCGGTGGCGGCGATGGCTGCCAGCATGGGGGGCCACGTGCGCGTGGGGCTGGAGGACTCGCTGTGGATCGGCAAGGGCCAGCTTGCGACCAGCAACGCGCAGCAGGTGACGAAAGTGCGCCAGATCATCGAGGGCCTCGGCGGCGAGATCGCCACGCCTGCCGAAGCCCGCGAAATCCTCAGCCTCAAGGGCGGGGACAAGGTCGCCTTCTGA